A region of the Nitrospirota bacterium genome:
TAGTTTTCGTGTTTTCCGTGCACGGGTATACATTTCCAAATATTTTTTTGCCGAAACCTTCCATGAAAAATCCTTCTGCATTCCTTCTGAGATCATCTTTCTCAGCTTTGCCCTGTCCGTAAAGACACAGAACGCCCTCTTTATGGACTCCATCATGCCGGATGAAGTGTAGTCAGAAAAAAGAAACCCTGTACCCCTCGAAAGCAGAGGATGGTAGTCCTCCACCGTATCAGCAAGTCCTCCGGTCTTCCTCACGATCGGGACCGCGCCGTATTTGAGCGAAATGAGCTGCCCGAGTCCGCACGGTTCATACTTCGAAGGCATCAGAAAAAAGTCGGATCCGGCATAGATCATATGTGCAAGCTTATCGCTGAATCCTATGTTCACCGAAACCCTGCCCTTATACTTTTTCGCTGCCAGGTTCAGGCCTTCATGAAATGCTTCATCTCCTTTTCCCAGAATAGCAAGCTTAACGTCAAAAGACAACAGTTCAGGCATTGCCCCTATCACAAGATCCATGCCTTTCTGCTCGGACAGCCTTCCGACTATCCCGATTAGGGGGGTCTTTTCGACAACAGCGGATTTTTCAGTTCTGAACAGCATACGGAAGATTTCCCTCTTGCACGCTTCCTTCCCCGAGAGGTTGTCATGACTGTATACTGCCGGCAGGAATGCATCCTTTGAAGGATTCCATTCCTCATAATCCAGTCCGTTGGTAATCCCGAAGAAGTCGCTTTCCCTTGTCCGTAAAATCCCGTCGAGCCCGAAACTGTATTCCCTGCTGAAGATCTCCTTTGCATACGTACCGCTCACGGTATTCAGGAGATCGGCAGAAATGAGGCCTGCCTTCAGAAAATTCATTCTTCCGTAGAACTCTATGCCTTCAGGGGCAAAGAACTTCCACCCGAGATTCGTAAGGGGCATATCTGACGCAGGGAAAAGGCCCTGATAGCCGATGTTGTGGATAGTCAGAACCGTAGCAGTCTTCCGGAACAATTTTTCCGCTTTATACAGGGACCGCAGATATAAGGGCACCATCCCGGTCTGCCAGTCATTGCAGTGTATGATATCCGGACTGAACTTCAGTGCCTTGCATGCTTCCAGTATTCCCCGGGAAAAAAATATGAATCTCGATGCATTATCGCCAAAGTCTCCTTCCGGAGTCCCGTAGAGTTCCTGCCTGTCAAAAAAATCGTCACACCCGATAAAAATATTCGAATACTGGTCACTGAACAGGGCTCCCCTGAAAAGTCTGTCTCCCACAGGCACCTTGACGGTAAGACCGGTATCCTTCAGGGACTGACTGCTTTCCCTTATTTTCCTGTACAGGGGCAGAACAATCCTGGCATCATGCTTTATTTTCCTGAATTCCTTGCACAGGGCACCTGCCACATCAGCGAGGCCGCCAGTCTTCACATAAGGCACGGCCTCGGGTGCGGCAATAAGAATTTTCATATTTTCGCCTCTCTCATGAATTTTGCTGATTCCTCGGGAGGCGTCGGATTGATATAAAAGCCTGACCCCCACTCGAATCCCGCGATTTTTGTAAGCTTTGGCACCAGCTCCAGATGCCAGTGATAATAATCATTTTCCTCTTCCGTGAAAGGCGATGTATGCAGGATAAAATTATACGGCGGGATATCGAGAATCTTGTCGGTCTGCCTGAGCACAACCTGAAGTATTTCAGCCAGCGGCATGAAGTTATTGTCGGGGGGATAAAAACTTGACTCGTGTTTTTTGGGAAGTATCCACGTCTCGAACGGCGCGCTCGGCGCGAACGGGGCGAGCGCGACATATCGTGCATTTTCAAAGATCACTCTTTTTTTCGCTTCAATCTCCTGATTGATGACATCGCAGAAGATACATCTCTCCTTCAAATCATAATAGTGTTTCGCAGAATCCATCTCTTCCCTGACCAGCTTGGGGATAATCGGAAGGGCAATGAGCTGGGTATGTGAATGCTCGAGAGATGCGCCGGCAGCATCCCCTTCGTTCTTGAAAATAAGCACATACTTGAAACGCTTGTCTTTTTTCAGGTCTGTAAGCCTGAGATAATAGGCCCATAACGCGTCCGCAACTTTTTTCAGCGGCATCGTCGACAGCGATTCCATGTGGTCAGGCGTTTCGACGATGACCTCATGCGCACCGACACCGCTCATCTTGTCAAAGATCCCTTCGCCGCTCTTTCCGAGTTCCCCGTAAATCTGCAGCGCCGGGAATTTGTTCGGCATTACCCTCAGTGTCCAGCCCGCAGAGTCCGGTTTGGAGCCGGGGGGACGGAACGCAATGATCTCTGACGGCGTTGTATATTCATTTCCGGGGCAGAACGGACAGAAGCCCCCTCTCTTTTTCTGGGAAGGAGAAGCAAAATCTGTCGGCCTCTTTCCTCTTTCAACAGAAATAATAACCCAGCGACCGGATATCGGATCCTTCCTAAGCTCAGACATGTTTCCTCCACTCTCCAGCTTCGAGCACAGGAAAATATCGCGATTTGACTCCGTCAAAATAACGTGCTCCAGACACGTCCTTTGAACCTGCGTGGGAATCACAGGCAGTCCGGATCCCGGAGAATAATCTTTTTATATACACTGCTTTTTTCCGCTGTGCTCTAGGCTTATTCAGTACCTTAAATTTTGGTATATTATATCACAAGGATAGAGAATCACTCATGAAACCTACGTTCATTCACCGTCTTGTCAATGATCCGTTCGAAGATCCCTTGCTGTATGTCAGGATCGTCAGAGAAAAAAGAGCGATGCTGTTCGACGCAGGAAATATCAACCGGCTGAAACCCGGGGATCTGCAGAAAATCACAGACGTTTTTGTGACCCATACCCATATCGATCATTTTATAGGCTTTGACACGCTCATCCGTGCTCTCCTGCGGCGTGAAACCCCTCTCAGGGTCTACGGCCCCTCGAATATCGCAGACTG
Encoded here:
- the glgA gene encoding glycogen synthase GlgA, whose product is MKILIAAPEAVPYVKTGGLADVAGALCKEFRKIKHDARIVLPLYRKIRESSQSLKDTGLTVKVPVGDRLFRGALFSDQYSNIFIGCDDFFDRQELYGTPEGDFGDNASRFIFFSRGILEACKALKFSPDIIHCNDWQTGMVPLYLRSLYKAEKLFRKTATVLTIHNIGYQGLFPASDMPLTNLGWKFFAPEGIEFYGRMNFLKAGLISADLLNTVSGTYAKEIFSREYSFGLDGILRTRESDFFGITNGLDYEEWNPSKDAFLPAVYSHDNLSGKEACKREIFRMLFRTEKSAVVEKTPLIGIVGRLSEQKGMDLVIGAMPELLSFDVKLAILGKGDEAFHEGLNLAAKKYKGRVSVNIGFSDKLAHMIYAGSDFFLMPSKYEPCGLGQLISLKYGAVPIVRKTGGLADTVEDYHPLLSRGTGFLFSDYTSSGMMESIKRAFCVFTDRAKLRKMISEGMQKDFSWKVSAKKYLEMYTRARKTRKL
- the galT gene encoding galactose-1-phosphate uridylyltransferase, which translates into the protein MSELRKDPISGRWVIISVERGKRPTDFASPSQKKRGGFCPFCPGNEYTTPSEIIAFRPPGSKPDSAGWTLRVMPNKFPALQIYGELGKSGEGIFDKMSGVGAHEVIVETPDHMESLSTMPLKKVADALWAYYLRLTDLKKDKRFKYVLIFKNEGDAAGASLEHSHTQLIALPIIPKLVREEMDSAKHYYDLKERCIFCDVINQEIEAKKRVIFENARYVALAPFAPSAPFETWILPKKHESSFYPPDNNFMPLAEILQVVLRQTDKILDIPPYNFILHTSPFTEEENDYYHWHLELVPKLTKIAGFEWGSGFYINPTPPEESAKFMREAKI